A section of the Rhizomicrobium sp. genome encodes:
- a CDS encoding potassium transporter Kup, with translation MTAAAIASPTGWRREAGLTLGALGVVFGDIGTSPLYAVKQSVIAAGGLSPGPFAVLGALSMIFWSLVIVVTVKYVVFIMRADNNGEGGVMALAALAHRSSGLGRRLKTAIALVSLAGLALFYGDGMLTPAISVLSAVEGLGVESAGLKHLILPLTLAILIGLFLLQRFGTERIGKMFGPVMVVWFVVMAALGAAAIAHNPQILECINPYYGYALFAREPWTAFVALGSVVLAVTGCEALYADMGHFGRGPIRNAWLYFAFPALLLNYFGQGAVVLSDPRATANTFYALAPHWAHYPVVALATMATVIASQAVISGVFSITRQAVQLGQVPRMEIRHTSATQLGQIYVPRINTMLAVGVVLIVLIFKTSDALAAAYGIAVTGVMVISTFLVAVVAVRRWRWRLPVVIAVFGTLGLVDLAFLSANTLKVVQGGWLPLAMAALVFVLIDTWRVGRRVHLEHLRDGTLPIDLFLARAPAERVAGTAIFLAARTDVTPGPMLHSLKHYHVLHERVVLTSIAVDDVPFVPLTRRVEVKKLGKGFFEVKIRFGFFEFPDVPEALTRCRAYGLPLEPETCTYFLGRETLVAGEHPGLKSWRIALYTWLATNALSPARFFQLPPNRVVELGTQITI, from the coding sequence ATGACAGCGGCCGCGATCGCATCGCCGACCGGCTGGCGGCGCGAAGCCGGCCTGACGCTCGGCGCCTTGGGCGTCGTCTTCGGCGACATCGGCACCAGCCCGCTCTACGCGGTGAAGCAGTCGGTGATCGCGGCCGGCGGCCTTTCGCCCGGGCCTTTCGCCGTCCTCGGCGCGCTCTCGATGATCTTCTGGTCGCTCGTGATCGTGGTGACGGTCAAATACGTCGTCTTCATCATGCGCGCCGACAACAATGGCGAGGGCGGCGTCATGGCGCTGGCGGCGCTGGCGCATCGCTCCTCGGGGCTGGGCCGCCGCCTCAAGACCGCCATCGCGCTGGTCTCGCTCGCCGGCCTCGCGCTGTTCTACGGCGACGGCATGCTGACGCCCGCGATCTCGGTGCTCTCGGCGGTCGAGGGCCTGGGCGTCGAAAGCGCCGGCCTGAAGCACCTGATCCTGCCCCTGACCCTCGCCATCCTGATCGGCCTGTTCCTGCTGCAGCGTTTCGGCACCGAGCGCATCGGCAAGATGTTCGGCCCCGTCATGGTGGTGTGGTTCGTGGTGATGGCGGCACTGGGCGCCGCCGCCATCGCGCACAATCCGCAGATCCTCGAATGCATCAATCCCTATTACGGCTATGCGCTGTTCGCGCGCGAGCCCTGGACCGCATTCGTCGCGCTCGGCTCGGTGGTGTTGGCCGTGACAGGATGCGAGGCGCTCTATGCCGATATGGGCCATTTCGGGCGCGGACCGATCCGCAATGCCTGGCTCTATTTCGCCTTCCCCGCGCTGCTGCTGAACTATTTCGGCCAGGGCGCGGTGGTGCTTTCCGATCCGCGCGCCACCGCCAATACCTTCTACGCGCTCGCACCGCACTGGGCGCATTACCCGGTCGTTGCGCTCGCCACCATGGCCACGGTGATCGCCAGCCAGGCGGTGATCTCCGGCGTCTTTTCCATCACCCGCCAGGCGGTTCAGTTGGGCCAGGTGCCGCGCATGGAGATCCGCCACACCTCCGCGACCCAGCTGGGCCAGATCTACGTGCCGCGCATCAACACGATGCTCGCGGTCGGCGTCGTGCTGATCGTGCTGATCTTCAAGACCTCCGACGCCCTGGCCGCGGCCTATGGCATCGCGGTGACCGGCGTGATGGTGATCTCGACCTTCCTGGTCGCCGTGGTCGCGGTCCGGCGCTGGCGCTGGCGCCTGCCGGTGGTGATCGCGGTGTTCGGCACGCTCGGCCTCGTCGATCTCGCCTTCCTCTCGGCCAATACGCTGAAGGTGGTGCAGGGCGGCTGGCTGCCCCTTGCGATGGCGGCGCTGGTATTCGTCCTGATCGACACCTGGCGCGTCGGCCGGCGGGTGCATCTGGAGCATCTGCGCGACGGAACGCTTCCCATCGATCTCTTCCTCGCCCGCGCCCCGGCGGAGCGCGTCGCCGGCACCGCCATCTTCCTCGCCGCCCGCACCGACGTGACGCCGGGCCCGATGCTGCACAGCCTCAAGCACTATCACGTGCTGCACGAGCGCGTGGTCCTGACCTCGATCGCGGTCGACGACGTGCCGTTTGTTCCCCTTACCCGCCGTGTCGAGGTGAAGAAGCTCGGCAAGGGCTTCTTCGAGGTGAAGATCCGCTTCGGCTTCTTCGAATTCCCCGACGTGCCCGAGGCGCTGACCCGCTGCCGCGCCTATGGCCTGCCGCTGGAGCCGGAGACCTGCACCTATTTCCTCGGCCGCGAGACGCTGGTCGCGGGCGAGCATCCCGGCCTCAAGAGCTGGCGCATCGCGCTTTACACATGGCTGGCGACCAACGCGCTCTCGCCCGCGCGCTTCTTCCAGCTCCCGCCCAACCGCGTGGTGGAACTGGGCACGCAGATCACGATTTGA
- a CDS encoding potassium transporter Kup — MSQPERLASVSANDPLAGIDVPAVHAPPVAEGPRSLKRDAVLTLGALGVVFGDIGTSPLYAMRETVLATTKVGAMPAELAIFGALSLILWALVIIVTLKYVVLIMRADNNGEGGVLALATLAHRSARLGRRVKAMIGFGAILGLALFYGDGMLTPAISVLSAVEGLTVGRHSLEPFVLPLTLAILIGMFLIQSRGTARIGRLFGPVMVVWFAVLAILGVSWIVRAPIILTALNPYYGIMLFVREPWTAFVALGSVVLAVTGCEALYADMGHFGRRPIRAAWFIVALPALVLNYFGQGASLLINPHHAATAFYSMAPAWAHYPLVALATLATIIASQAVISGVFSITRQAVQLGQLPRMEIRHTSMTDYGQIYVPRMNALLLIGVVLIVLTFRNSSNLAAAYGIAVTGVMVIDTFHVSLVAARQWHWGLKLAFGVFGLLALIDVTMLLSNLLKIPQGGWLPLAIAAGVFLVMETWRIGRRAHQERIRSESMPLSLFLERADKFTTRVAGTAVFMSSRNDVMPGALLHNLKHNKVLHERVILCNVMVEDQPLVPPEKRLEVEKLGKGFYSVKIHHGFFETPDVPRALSEARPFGIVVDVETATFFIGHETLVPAEHPVLGRWRTWLYMQLASNALSPARFYHLPPNRVVELGTQVTI; from the coding sequence GTGAGCCAGCCAGAACGCCTCGCCTCGGTTTCGGCGAACGATCCCCTCGCCGGCATCGACGTGCCCGCCGTGCACGCGCCACCGGTGGCCGAGGGGCCGCGCTCGCTCAAGCGCGACGCGGTGCTGACGCTGGGCGCGCTCGGCGTCGTCTTCGGCGATATCGGCACCAGCCCGCTCTACGCGATGCGCGAGACGGTGCTCGCCACCACCAAGGTCGGCGCCATGCCGGCCGAGCTCGCGATCTTCGGCGCGCTGTCGCTCATCCTGTGGGCGCTGGTCATTATCGTGACGCTGAAATACGTCGTCCTCATCATGCGCGCCGACAACAATGGCGAGGGCGGCGTGCTGGCGCTGGCCACGCTGGCGCACCGTTCGGCCCGGCTCGGCCGCCGCGTCAAGGCGATGATCGGTTTCGGCGCCATCCTGGGACTGGCGCTGTTCTACGGCGACGGCATGCTGACGCCGGCGATCTCGGTGCTTTCGGCGGTGGAAGGCCTGACGGTCGGGCGTCATTCGCTCGAGCCGTTCGTGCTGCCGCTGACCCTGGCGATCCTGATCGGCATGTTCCTCATCCAGAGCCGCGGCACGGCGCGCATCGGGCGGCTGTTCGGTCCGGTCATGGTGGTGTGGTTCGCGGTCCTGGCGATCCTGGGCGTGAGCTGGATCGTCCGCGCGCCGATCATCCTGACCGCGCTCAATCCCTATTACGGCATCATGCTGTTCGTGCGCGAGCCCTGGACCGCCTTCGTCGCGCTCGGGTCGGTCGTCCTGGCGGTGACAGGGTGCGAGGCGCTCTATGCCGACATGGGCCATTTCGGGCGCCGGCCGATCCGCGCCGCCTGGTTCATCGTGGCGCTGCCGGCGCTGGTGCTGAACTATTTCGGCCAGGGCGCTTCGCTGCTGATCAATCCGCATCATGCCGCCACCGCCTTCTACTCGATGGCGCCCGCCTGGGCGCATTATCCGCTGGTGGCGCTGGCGACGCTGGCGACCATCATCGCCAGCCAGGCGGTGATCTCGGGCGTGTTCTCGATCACCCGCCAGGCGGTGCAGCTCGGCCAGCTCCCGCGCATGGAGATCCGCCACACCTCGATGACCGATTACGGCCAGATCTACGTGCCGCGCATGAACGCGCTCCTGCTGATCGGCGTCGTCCTGATCGTCCTGACCTTCCGCAACTCGTCCAACCTCGCCGCCGCCTACGGCATCGCGGTGACCGGCGTGATGGTGATCGACACCTTCCATGTCAGCCTGGTGGCGGCGCGGCAATGGCATTGGGGCCTGAAGCTCGCTTTCGGCGTGTTCGGCCTCCTGGCGCTGATCGACGTCACGATGCTGCTCTCCAACCTGCTCAAGATCCCGCAAGGCGGCTGGCTGCCGCTCGCCATCGCCGCCGGCGTGTTCCTGGTGATGGAGACCTGGCGCATCGGCCGCCGGGCCCATCAGGAGCGCATCCGCAGCGAATCCATGCCGCTCAGCCTGTTCCTGGAGCGGGCCGACAAGTTCACCACGCGCGTCGCCGGCACCGCCGTGTTCATGAGTTCGCGCAACGACGTCATGCCGGGCGCCCTGCTGCACAACCTCAAGCACAACAAGGTGCTGCACGAGCGGGTCATCCTCTGCAATGTGATGGTCGAGGATCAGCCGCTGGTCCCGCCGGAGAAGCGTCTGGAGGTCGAGAAGCTCGGCAAGGGCTTCTATTCGGTGAAGATCCATCACGGCTTCTTCGAGACGCCGGACGTGCCGCGCGCCTTGTCCGAGGCGCGGCCCTTCGGCATCGTGGTGGATGTGGAGACCGCGACCTTCTTCATCGGCCATGAGACGCTGGTGCCCGCCGAGCATCCGGTGCTCGGCCGCTGGCGCACCTGGCTCTACATGCAGCTTGCATCCAACGCGCTGTCGCCGGCGCGGTTCTATCACCTGCCCCCCAACCGCGTCGTCGAGCTCGGAACGCAGGTGACGATCTGA
- a CDS encoding CHAP domain-containing protein yields MNAGPLVRIASVVAVCALLGGCGATAGTGLTTADLAYTPVVRGTTPATPLVDPTLYPDDDADTAPSTVEGTHLQCVPYARDHSGVNLFGNATAWWDKAAGVYERGSSPMPGAVLVLNGYSRHRAHVAVVRRIVSPREIRVDHANWLDDGAIYVNDPVVDVSENNDWTQVKVWNIRSGSWGTRVYRVQGFIGPGPAGNPVVASNRRSPADDPIARQIAATGADMDAPDVDR; encoded by the coding sequence ATGAACGCTGGACCGCTCGTCCGGATCGCGTCCGTTGTAGCCGTGTGCGCCCTGCTGGGCGGCTGCGGTGCGACGGCCGGGACCGGCCTGACTACCGCCGACCTTGCCTATACCCCCGTCGTGCGAGGCACCACGCCCGCGACGCCGCTGGTGGACCCGACCCTCTACCCCGACGACGACGCCGATACGGCGCCCTCCACCGTCGAAGGCACCCATCTGCAATGCGTGCCCTATGCGCGCGACCATTCCGGCGTGAATCTCTTCGGCAACGCCACGGCCTGGTGGGACAAGGCTGCCGGCGTCTACGAACGCGGGTCGTCGCCCATGCCCGGCGCGGTCCTGGTCCTCAACGGCTATTCCCGTCACCGCGCCCATGTCGCGGTGGTCCGCCGCATCGTCTCGCCGCGCGAAATCCGCGTCGACCACGCCAACTGGCTCGACGACGGCGCGATCTACGTCAACGACCCGGTGGTCGATGTCAGCGAGAACAACGACTGGACCCAGGTGAAAGTGTGGAACATCCGCAGCGGTTCCTGGGGCACCCGCGTTTATCGCGTCCAGGGCTTCATCGGGCCCGGTCCGGCCGGCAATCCGGTGGTCGCCTCGAACCGGAGGTCCCCGGCGGATGACCCGATCGCCCGTCAGATCGCCGCCACGGGCGCCGATATGGACGCGCCCGACGTCGATCGCTGA
- a CDS encoding glycosyltransferase family 2 protein, giving the protein MTGLSLVLQCVLAGVLCIIAALSIQLVVLSYFRLFSAKPRVRLPLLPDEALPRVLVQLPVCDEGPLAVRVAAAAARLDWPADKLEIQVLDDGRVGDPGELVRNILSVVPDGVNLNVLRRNDRSGFKAGNLAFGLNHSDAPYVAIFDADFVPPTDFLRRSVPALVADQGLAFVQARWGHANRTKNWLTRAQGILLDAHFAVEQEGRFRAGLPMSFNGTAGVWSRKAIDHGGGWTGDTLTEDLDLSMRCVMKGWRSAMLSDIEVPGELPETAAAWRSQQARWNKGHAQTAVKLMPLIWASAMPLWKKAAMTLQMGQFAFFALAFASAAISLTLMYMDVVYLLSVSLLGLSVSALGLVASAGYLYLGQVVLGREKLPCIARSIALAVVFPSGLILANTRATLEAFFSSEMTFHRTLRPGERYAGGWRGGPELAIGLLLPIFAFTEQSWSALFFFFAVTGLVSIGAMGLTGSGNSVPRRGIRPEER; this is encoded by the coding sequence ATGACCGGGTTGTCTCTTGTACTGCAATGTGTCCTGGCGGGCGTGCTCTGCATCATCGCGGCGCTGTCGATCCAGCTCGTGGTGCTTAGCTATTTCCGGCTCTTCAGCGCCAAGCCGCGCGTGCGCCTGCCGCTGCTCCCCGACGAGGCGCTGCCGCGCGTCCTGGTGCAGCTTCCGGTGTGCGACGAAGGCCCGCTCGCGGTGCGGGTTGCCGCAGCGGCGGCCCGGCTCGATTGGCCCGCCGACAAGCTGGAGATCCAGGTTCTCGACGACGGCCGCGTCGGCGATCCGGGCGAGCTCGTCCGCAACATCCTGAGCGTGGTGCCCGACGGCGTGAACCTCAACGTGCTTCGCCGCAACGACCGCAGCGGCTTCAAGGCCGGCAATCTCGCCTTCGGTCTCAATCACTCCGACGCGCCCTATGTCGCGATCTTCGACGCCGATTTCGTGCCGCCGACCGACTTCCTGCGCCGTTCGGTGCCCGCGCTCGTCGCCGACCAGGGCCTCGCCTTCGTCCAGGCGCGCTGGGGCCACGCCAACCGCACCAAGAACTGGCTGACGCGGGCGCAGGGCATCCTGCTCGACGCCCATTTCGCGGTCGAGCAGGAAGGGCGCTTTCGTGCCGGTCTGCCGATGTCGTTCAACGGCACCGCCGGGGTGTGGAGCCGCAAGGCGATCGACCATGGCGGCGGCTGGACCGGCGACACGCTGACCGAGGACCTCGACCTCTCCATGCGCTGCGTGATGAAGGGCTGGCGCTCGGCCATGCTGTCCGACATCGAAGTGCCCGGCGAATTGCCGGAGACCGCGGCCGCCTGGCGCTCGCAGCAGGCGCGCTGGAACAAGGGCCACGCCCAGACCGCGGTCAAGCTGATGCCGCTGATCTGGGCAAGCGCCATGCCGCTCTGGAAGAAGGCGGCGATGACCCTGCAGATGGGCCAGTTCGCGTTTTTCGCGCTGGCCTTCGCGAGCGCCGCCATCAGCCTGACGCTGATGTATATGGACGTGGTCTATCTGCTCAGCGTCTCGCTCCTGGGCCTGTCGGTATCCGCCCTGGGTCTGGTCGCCTCGGCCGGCTACCTCTATCTGGGCCAGGTCGTGCTGGGGCGCGAGAAGCTGCCCTGCATCGCCCGGTCGATCGCGCTGGCCGTGGTCTTCCCCTCCGGGCTGATCCTGGCCAATACCCGCGCCACGCTGGAAGCCTTCTTCAGCTCGGAAATGACCTTCCACCGGACGCTTCGCCCGGGGGAGCGCTATGCCGGCGGCTGGCGCGGCGGGCCGGAGCTGGCGATCGGTCTTTTGCTGCCGATTTTCGCCTTTACCGAACAGTCCTGGAGCGCCCTTTTCTTCTTCTTCGCCGTCACCGGCCTGGTCTCGATCGGGGCCATGGGCCTCACCGGATCGGGCAATTCGGTGCCCCGCCGCGGAATCCGGCCCGAAGAACGGTAA
- a CDS encoding methyltransferase domain-containing protein, whose product MVGQARVCAIDIYALYNRLSRHFRTRRMNAFVHLFGIVDGTTVVDIGGGPFNWTLIARKPRVIAFNLIGKPRIVGNVVCKFGDARALPVAAGAFDVAFSNSVIEHVGDWQAIQAFAREVRRVAPRYYVQTPNRWFFVEPHLLAVFIHWLPTPWAVRLMPWLSLRGWAQRRSRAQTEAFLRGIKLLTVKEMRELFPDATIRRERFLGMTKSIIAIRT is encoded by the coding sequence TTGGTCGGCCAAGCAAGGGTCTGCGCCATCGACATCTACGCGCTCTACAACAGGCTATCGCGCCACTTCCGCACGCGACGGATGAACGCGTTCGTCCATTTGTTCGGCATCGTCGACGGCACGACGGTCGTCGACATCGGCGGCGGTCCCTTCAACTGGACGCTCATCGCGCGGAAGCCGCGGGTCATCGCTTTCAATCTGATCGGCAAGCCCAGGATCGTGGGCAATGTCGTCTGCAAGTTCGGCGATGCCCGTGCTCTTCCCGTGGCTGCCGGCGCCTTCGATGTGGCCTTCAGCAACTCGGTCATCGAGCATGTGGGGGACTGGCAGGCGATCCAGGCTTTCGCGCGCGAGGTGCGTCGTGTCGCCCCGCGCTATTATGTGCAGACTCCCAACCGGTGGTTCTTCGTCGAGCCGCATCTGCTCGCCGTCTTCATCCACTGGCTGCCGACCCCATGGGCGGTCCGGCTGATGCCCTGGCTCTCGCTGCGCGGCTGGGCCCAGCGTCGCAGCCGTGCTCAGACCGAGGCGTTCCTGCGCGGCATTAAGCTATTGACCGTAAAGGAGATGCGGGAATTATTTCCTGATGCGACAATTCGACGGGAGCGCTTCCTGGGGATGACCAAATCGATCATCGCCATACGGACATGA
- a CDS encoding ABC transporter permease produces the protein MSAAFSLRRIYAVLIKEFIQLRRDRLTFALIFGVPLMQLLLFGFAINNDPKHLPTAVSILDPGTFANSIVAALRNSGYFEIVQATDDPAVARRLLAEDKVSFIVEIPTNFSRDLVRGAHPELLIEADATDPASASNAVGALGEIASDALRDDLTGPLAVRAPPTPAFATVIHRLYNPEVITQYNIVPGLLGIILTMTMVLMTSMALTRERERGTYENLLAMPTRPLEIMIGKIAPNILVGLVQASLVLLAARFVFGVPMIGSLGLLFVVAVLFIAANLAVGYTFSTIAQSQLQAMQMMVFFLLPAILLSGFAFPFRGMPVWAQWIGEVLPVTHFLRVVRGILLKGNGPAEIWPDVWPLILFLFAVGTIALLRFRRTLD, from the coding sequence GTGAGCGCGGCATTCTCCCTCCGCCGCATCTACGCCGTCCTGATCAAGGAGTTCATCCAGCTCCGCCGCGACCGGTTGACCTTCGCGCTCATCTTCGGCGTACCGCTGATGCAGCTCCTGCTGTTCGGCTTCGCGATCAACAACGATCCCAAGCATCTGCCGACGGCGGTCTCGATCCTGGATCCCGGCACCTTCGCCAATTCCATCGTCGCGGCGCTCCGCAATTCCGGCTATTTCGAGATCGTGCAGGCGACCGACGATCCCGCCGTCGCGCGCCGCCTGCTCGCCGAGGACAAGGTCTCCTTCATCGTCGAGATCCCGACCAATTTCAGCCGCGACCTCGTGCGCGGCGCCCATCCCGAACTCCTGATCGAGGCCGACGCCACCGATCCGGCCTCCGCCTCCAACGCCGTCGGCGCGCTGGGCGAGATCGCGAGCGACGCCTTGCGCGACGACCTGACCGGACCGCTCGCCGTCCGCGCGCCGCCGACGCCGGCCTTCGCCACCGTAATCCACCGCCTCTACAATCCGGAGGTCATCACCCAGTACAACATCGTGCCCGGCCTGCTCGGCATCATCCTGACCATGACCATGGTGCTGATGACGTCGATGGCGCTGACCCGCGAGCGCGAGCGCGGCACCTACGAGAATCTCCTCGCCATGCCGACGCGGCCGCTGGAGATCATGATCGGCAAGATCGCGCCCAACATCCTGGTCGGGCTCGTGCAGGCCTCGCTCGTGCTCCTGGCGGCGCGCTTCGTCTTCGGCGTGCCGATGATCGGCTCGCTCGGCCTGTTGTTCGTGGTGGCGGTGCTCTTCATCGCCGCCAATCTCGCCGTCGGCTATACCTTCTCCACCATCGCGCAGAGCCAGCTTCAGGCGATGCAGATGATGGTGTTCTTCCTTCTGCCCGCCATCCTTTTGTCCGGCTTTGCGTTCCCGTTCCGCGGCATGCCGGTCTGGGCACAATGGATCGGCGAAGTCCTGCCTGTGACGCATTTCCTGCGCGTGGTGCGCGGCATCCTGCTCAAGGGCAACGGCCCGGCGGAGATCTGGCCCGATGTCTGGCCGCTCATTCTCTTCCTGTTCGCCGTGGGCACCATCGCGCTGCTGCGCTTCCGCCGCACCCTCGATTGA
- a CDS encoding ABC transporter ATP-binding protein, with product MSDSLAIDVRGLTKRFGVKLAVNRIDIAVPAGQVWGFLGPNGSGKTTTIRMLCGLLSATEGEGTVLGHDFRTQSERIKRDVGYMTQKFSFWEDLSIRENLDFVARVYELPHARATVTQTLERLGLVKRQEQLAGDLSGGWKQRLALAACMLHSPKMLLLDEPTAGVDPKARRDFWDEIHRLSGEGLTVLVSTHYMDEAERCDRIVYINLGNVMARGTVAEVVAQSGLFTFVVEGEGARALAGRLRGRPGVEFVAFFGAALHVSGRDRAALEAALAPFRDTPDLAIHEAPPSLEDVFIQLQERGTGDYA from the coding sequence ATGTCCGACTCGCTCGCCATCGACGTGCGCGGCCTGACCAAGCGCTTCGGCGTCAAGCTCGCCGTCAACCGCATCGACATCGCCGTGCCGGCGGGTCAGGTGTGGGGGTTCTTGGGCCCCAACGGCTCGGGCAAGACCACGACCATCCGCATGCTGTGCGGCCTGCTCAGCGCCACCGAAGGCGAGGGCACGGTGCTCGGCCACGACTTCCGCACCCAATCCGAGCGGATCAAGCGCGATGTCGGCTACATGACGCAGAAATTCAGCTTCTGGGAGGATCTGTCGATCCGCGAGAACCTGGATTTCGTCGCCCGGGTCTACGAATTGCCGCATGCCCGCGCGACGGTGACCCAGACGCTCGAGCGCCTCGGCCTGGTCAAGCGCCAGGAGCAATTGGCCGGCGATCTCTCCGGGGGCTGGAAGCAGCGCCTGGCGCTAGCCGCGTGCATGCTGCATTCCCCGAAAATGCTCCTGCTCGACGAGCCGACCGCCGGCGTCGATCCGAAGGCGCGGCGCGATTTCTGGGACGAGATCCACCGCCTCTCCGGCGAAGGGCTGACGGTGCTCGTCAGCACGCATTACATGGACGAGGCGGAGCGCTGCGACCGCATCGTCTACATCAATCTCGGCAACGTCATGGCGCGCGGCACGGTGGCCGAGGTGGTGGCGCAGTCGGGACTTTTCACCTTCGTGGTCGAAGGCGAGGGCGCCCGTGCCCTGGCGGGCAGGCTGCGCGGCCGGCCGGGCGTGGAATTCGTCGCCTTCTTCGGCGCGGCGCTGCATGTCAGCGGCAGGGATCGCGCCGCGCTGGAGGCCGCGCTGGCGCCGTTCCGAGACACGCCGGACCTCGCGATCCACGAAGCCCCGCCCAGCCTGGAAGACGTCTTCATCCAGCTCCAGGAGCGCGGCACGGGGGACTACGCGTGA
- a CDS encoding efflux RND transporter periplasmic adaptor subunit, translating to MKRALTLALLLLLAACGRGDEGKAWLGYVEGENAFIAAPQAGWVAQVAVRRGDAVKAGDLLFTLDDTNQASARDQANAAIGMAQGQLTAARANLVLAQKQLARQANLLAEQAGTKQAYDVAKASYDSAAAQVAQIEAQIAQARASLTGAAYQLSERGVVSRTTGRVEDVYFRTGEYAPAMTPVVSVLPPQNVFVRFFVPESELARVKLGQRVAISCDGCTHAIAATITFIASQEEFTPPVIFSIGSREKLVFKLEARVPGGIRLNPGQPVDVRPL from the coding sequence ATGAAACGCGCGCTGACCCTTGCCCTGTTGCTGCTGCTCGCGGCCTGCGGGCGTGGCGACGAGGGCAAGGCCTGGCTCGGCTATGTCGAAGGCGAAAACGCCTTCATCGCCGCGCCGCAGGCCGGTTGGGTCGCGCAGGTCGCGGTCCGGCGCGGCGACGCGGTGAAGGCCGGCGATCTTCTCTTCACGCTCGACGACACCAACCAGGCCTCGGCCCGCGACCAGGCGAACGCCGCGATCGGCATGGCGCAAGGCCAGCTCACCGCCGCCAGGGCCAATCTGGTGCTGGCGCAGAAACAGCTCGCGCGCCAGGCGAACCTGCTCGCCGAACAGGCGGGCACGAAACAGGCCTATGACGTCGCCAAGGCGAGCTACGATTCCGCCGCCGCGCAGGTGGCGCAGATCGAGGCGCAGATCGCCCAGGCCCGCGCCTCGCTGACCGGCGCCGCCTATCAGCTTTCCGAGCGCGGCGTGGTCTCGCGCACCACCGGGCGGGTCGAGGACGTCTACTTCCGCACCGGGGAATATGCCCCGGCGATGACGCCGGTCGTCTCCGTCCTGCCGCCGCAGAACGTCTTCGTCCGCTTCTTCGTGCCGGAAAGCGAGCTTGCGCGGGTCAAGCTCGGCCAGCGCGTCGCGATCTCCTGCGACGGCTGCACGCATGCCATCGCCGCGACGATCACCTTCATCGCGAGCCAGGAGGAGTTCACGCCGCCGGTGATCTTTTCCATCGGCAGCCGGGAGAAGCTGGTCTTCAAGCTGGAGGCGCGCGTCCCCGGCGGCATCAGGCTCAACCCCGGCCAGCCGGTCGACGTCAGGCCGCTGTGA
- a CDS encoding TetR/AcrR family transcriptional regulator: MDTHEQRWSRRKQARPAEILDAALKVFAAKGYAAARMDDIAREAGVTKGTIYLYFENKEAVFKSLVRESIGTTIGAVAGQIAGHDGPARDLLRFALAAMATLLMNSDRVVLPKIIIAESGNFPELARFYRFEIIETGLAALSSVIESGMARGEFRRAPVNHVIRICVAPVLLGAVWRSTFAVFDPEPYDYQGLIETHLDVLFRGLAPEGATP, translated from the coding sequence ATGGACACCCACGAACAGCGCTGGAGTCGCCGCAAACAGGCCCGTCCGGCCGAAATCCTCGACGCGGCGCTGAAAGTGTTCGCCGCCAAGGGCTATGCCGCGGCCCGGATGGACGACATCGCGCGCGAGGCCGGCGTGACCAAGGGCACGATCTATCTCTACTTCGAGAACAAGGAGGCGGTGTTCAAATCGCTGGTGCGCGAATCGATCGGCACCACGATCGGCGCCGTCGCCGGCCAGATCGCCGGCCATGACGGCCCGGCGCGCGACCTCCTGCGCTTCGCGCTCGCCGCGATGGCGACGCTTCTCATGAACAGCGACCGCGTGGTGCTGCCCAAGATCATCATCGCGGAGAGCGGCAATTTCCCCGAACTCGCGCGCTTCTACCGGTTCGAGATCATCGAGACGGGTCTTGCGGCGCTGTCCTCGGTGATCGAAAGCGGCATGGCGCGGGGCGAATTCCGCCGCGCCCCGGTGAATCATGTGATCCGCATCTGCGTCGCGCCGGTGCTCCTGGGCGCGGTGTGGCGCTCGACCTTCGCGGTCTTCGATCCGGAGCCCTACGACTATCAGGGCCTGATCGAAACCCATCTCGACGTCCTGTTCCGCGGCCTCGCGCCGGAAGGAGCCACGCCATGA
- a CDS encoding sulfurtransferase TusA family protein, translated as MTEPLDLRGLKCPLPALMVRRALARAAPGAEIALLADDPLAHIDIPHMCRQEGYAVVSSERDGAVVRLVVRRP; from the coding sequence ATGACCGAGCCGCTCGACCTCAGAGGCCTGAAGTGTCCGCTGCCAGCCCTGATGGTGCGCCGCGCCCTGGCCCGTGCCGCGCCCGGCGCGGAGATCGCGCTGCTGGCCGACGATCCGCTCGCGCATATCGACATCCCGCATATGTGCCGCCAGGAAGGCTACGCGGTCGTTTCGAGCGAACGCGACGGCGCTGTCGTCAGGCTGGTGGTGCGCCGGCCCTGA